From the Prochlorococcus marinus str. AS9601 genome, the window CTTTTTGCGAGCGCGAATAATGAGGCTTTCAGTTGCCTTGTCACTTTTTTTTAAGATCCTAGACACTTCTCTCTGTTTATAGCCAGAAAAGTAATGTAGCAAAATGGCTTCTCCCTGATCTTGAGGAAGTTTTTGAATATTTTTTAAAAGCATTTTTCTCAATTCACTAGTTGTATAGTTGTTATTTATTATTTCTAAGTTGGAATAATTATCTTTAAATTCTTCAGCACTTTTATATCTTCTAAAAAAGTCAATGCAAGTTGAAAAAACGATTTTATGAATATACCCTTCTACACTTCCTTTATTTACCCAATTAGGAGCTGATTGCCATACTTTAATTAAAGAAATTTGTACTACATCTTCTGCATCCTCAGAATGCGATGAACCTAAAATCTTAATTGCTGTGGCATGCATTTTGTATCCTAAAGAATTTGCAATGAATCGGAAAGCTGCCTTATCACCCTTTGCGACTTTGAGCATATAAGCACTAAGGTCTGTAGACATTCTTTAATTCCCTTCATTTCTAAATTTATATATCCTTTTTTTCATTTCTTGCTTAACTGCTCGTAGTTCTTTTTTTGATAACTTGCCATCAGCATTCTTATCAAAATTCAAAAATAGTTTATCTATACGATCACGATGAGCTTCTATCATCTCGCCTTTAGAAAGAAGTCCATCTCCATTCTTATCGATCTTTTGAAATCGCTTGCGCATCTTAATAAAACTATTTTTCTCAAAAGTTGGATTGGAATAAGAAGGTAATGCGATAAAAAAGGCTAATGCCAAAATTAAAAATGAAAAATTTTTCATAAAGGTTTTAAATGTCTCTAAATTATTAACGCAGAAATCAATAAAAATCCTTCGCATAAATATATAAAGTGGACAA encodes:
- a CDS encoding EF-hand domain-containing protein — translated: MKNFSFLILALAFFIALPSYSNPTFEKNSFIKMRKRFQKIDKNGDGLLSKGEMIEAHRDRIDKLFLNFDKNADGKLSKKELRAVKQEMKKRIYKFRNEGN
- a CDS encoding RNA polymerase sigma factor — its product is MSTDLSAYMLKVAKGDKAAFRFIANSLGYKMHATAIKILGSSHSEDAEDVVQISLIKVWQSAPNWVNKGSVEGYIHKIVFSTCIDFFRRYKSAEEFKDNYSNLEIINNNYTTSELRKMLLKNIQKLPQDQGEAILLHYFSGYKQREVSRILKKSDKATESLIIRARKKLKTILPKNILEEFLDV